Within Lolium rigidum isolate FL_2022 chromosome 5, APGP_CSIRO_Lrig_0.1, whole genome shotgun sequence, the genomic segment ACTGACATAGAGGTCTATAAAGTATCAAAGCGTACATTCTTCAAGGAGCAATTTAACAAACATAATGGACATGAAACTTTCCAATCTTCCAAATTAGACTTCTCAGCAGGGCCATTATAACAAGCAAATCGCTGATAGCTCGCACTCCAGGATTGAGGTCCAAATTCAAGGAACCTgccatacaaaaaaaaatacaccAATTGTTCCGACTACATCCTCAGcacaacaaatcaacaacaaCACCACTCTCCCTGGAGATTATCAGTCAAAAAGAAATGATCAATAAATCAGCAGTTTGCAGCATAAAAACAGAAGCAGTTTAGATTCATAGTTGCTCTTGAATCTAGATCTCGACTTCGTTTTCTTGGCTTCTTGTTGTCTTGCCTACAGAATCCAGCAGTCAGAGAGATCAGAGATGGTAAGTCAATTAGCGTAGGAACTCATCTAAGAGGAACAACCACACATCCTCCAAGGAAGAACATGGCAGATCAAAACAGCAGCTTGGAAATGTTCTAGTGATCATCACAAGTTCACAAGTAACAAATCAAAACAAGCATAACAAAGTTCTTATTTATCTTTCTTCTTCACACGTCATAAAAGATACACAGCCGCACAAACATCAGGCAAAGGGATAATAAAGTTCCAGAACCCCACACATAACAAAAGAGACATTCATGAAACTTAAATATTTGATAAAAACGATAACTTGACAGCATGATTCCATCATGCGACCTCCTGAATCATCAGCCCTTTGATGCCACCATTTCGTCTGTGCGTTGTCAGAAGCAACCTTCTTCTGCTGGACATAGTCCTCCACAGCTTAGGGCCTAGGCAACAGGCTCACCTTCTAGCACACCTACATGTGCCTTAGTGAGCACATCATTAATCCAACTTGAACCCGACCTACTTATCCAATGCCAGTTTCATCATTGTGAGATTGGGCGTAATCCACACAGGAGCAGGCCAGTTGGACCAAAGCTGGGGAGAAACAAGGTCCTCCTTGGTATTACTGCCCAAGTCAACCACTCCTATGTCACGACGACAACCCTTACGACCCGTAATGTAATCATCATCATCAGTGAAGTAGGCATGATTCCCCTTGAGAGCAGGATATTCTTTTGCACTGAGACAAAGTGCATGGTTATGCCCAAGAAACAGCACATGGTCAGGCAAGCAATCAATTTCCACAAGCCTCATTGTGCCCACATCAACTTTGCGTAATTTAATCTCCCCCGTATATTTGGGAAGAGGTATTTCAGGATCAGCGTTTTCAACATCAGGATCCTCAAACTCGAATGATCTCgaaacaagcagcagatcaccccaTGGAGCATGAACAATGGATACGGCATCAAGATCCAAATACACGTCCAACCCCCTAATAATCTCTATTGTAACAGCAGAACCACTGAGATTGAAGGCATGAATTTCTCCCTTTATAGTGACTGCATACAACAACCCATCCTTGTAGGTGCAGTCCTGGTAGCCACAGTGTGGTGGCAGCCTGGTCCACTTATCATCCCCTACCCTTGCAAAAGAGAGCTGACTGAATGGCTCATGGATGAGAACCACAATGAAGCTTCCCGTAGATGCATCATAGAACACAAATGCCTTAAAGTAGAAGGATTCCCGCAGCTCGCAAAGAGCATAGAGCCACGTGCTGGAAGCTCGTTTGGCATAGTTCTTTGAGTATTCATACTTGTGGACAGCACCCAAGTCATCACAGATGAGCTTCACGTGCGGCATGGTGGTCACTGAGGGAAGAGCAATCTGTTCACCAGTGATGGGATTGACGAGGTGCAATTCAGATATGGCATCGACGGTAACCAGGAAACCGAGCGATGACCCAATCAGGAACCTGCTACGGATCGGCGGCTCTGGGAGAGTTAACCTGTAAACCCTCTTCTCCAGGAGGCTGTAGAGGCAAGCAACATTGTCACCGGCAGATTCGGAGGTGTAGAGCAGGCACGGCGTCTGAGACTGCTTGTGCTTCTGGAGGTTGCGCAGGGTGATGTAGGCGGAGTGCCATGAGGTGCACACGGAGCCGGCTCGTACGAGGTCAGGGATCTCCAGGATGCCGAAGACGGACATCAAGATATCCTCCGGTAGCTCCGGCGATGCGGCTAGCGTAGCCTCAGCCGGTAACCTGGGAGGGAGAGACACAGGTAGCAGTTTAGGTAAATTGCTGAAGGCCAAGACTTTGCGAGTGGGAGAGACTCACCGGATGTTGACGGAAGCAGATCGGCTGGACCTTGGGGAGGAGGAGCGCGCCCGCCGAGCGCCGCCGGCGCATCCCGCGAGAGGAGGGCTCCGGAGCGGCGAGCTGATCTCAGTGAGCGCCATGTGGAAGCTCGCGCCGCGTtcccctgcggcggcggcggcggttagaaGTGGCGGGCGGCGAAGGTCCcttcggcggcggcagcggcgggacgTGGTCGGCGGCGGCTTGCGATTTTGCGCTACTCCCCCTTTTCTGCTCGGGTCCACGattgtattttcttttttttcatcgtcaacattatatgttgtctacctGTTCCGAGTTTAAAACCTGTAGTTCACCAGGTAACAAAAAATGATAGAGCAGCTCTTAGGACTTTCTTCCTCTTTGTGAAAAAATATTACAATTAAGAggatgcaaacatcttccaccaaTTATCTCCATTTGACAAAAACTTTGTTATGTAAAGCGATTTTTCTAGCGGCGTTGCGGCCTACCTGTCAAGTTTCGACCATCTGTTTCCCCTCATGATTCGTGCTACATAATACATGGACCAAACTATTAAGTTTCAATATTTGTAACTTAGTCTGTAACTTAATGTTGCTTTTACATAGAAACGCGCGAATCACGACGTTGTTTCAATGGTGGATGTTTGACCAGTAGGCCACGGCGTCGTTAGAATTGACTTTCCCCTCAATTATGCACTTTTGTAAAGATAGAACGTTAAAAAGTAACCGCGCAAAGTCATAGGTTTTGATTTCTAAAAAAAGTCATAGGTTTGATCCTACAGTTTCTCATAACCATAGGTTTTCAAGTCTTTGCTTGATTTAACTCCCATATAAAACAGAAGTCTAGGAATTAAAATTCCGGAAAATACTGAAAGTTTTGGTATTTTTCTTCATAAAAAAAACAAACAGTACAAATGTATCTATGAATTACAACGCTCAAAAATATGAAGCTCCATGTGCTAAACATTCACTTGACaacaattcattaaacaaatcctAGAGGTTTTTCAGAGCAATATCTAATATGAAGCATGCATAATAGCTAGCAGGAGAACACTTGGGAACAAGTTTCACTATTCATGTGCATAATGTCCTGCTTTGGTGTCCTGGTTATTCTTTTTTGCTCCCATGTGCCTGGGAGACTTTCAATACACAGCCTCTTTCACTTCTAGTAGAAGAATCTCGGACGCATTGGCAAAAGCATGAACTTCGCAAGAAAAAAAGTTAAGAGATAAGAATATATATAGTGTGACGTTGATTAGTGAAAAGTCTGAATTGCTCCAATATTGAAGTCGGAGTATAGTATAAGAATGTAGACATGTGACAAATATAGATAAAACaatttttaaattatttttccAAGAAATTTACTCTTTAAAAATCAATAACAACTTTTTACATTATTCCATTTTACAGTGTCTGAAAACATGCACCCTCCACTTACTATAAATTGTTTATATCACTAACTTTTACAATATCTGCTATTGTTCTATAGTTGTTGTAATGAATTTTTTTTCCCTACGGAATTGTAGGCAAAGTAGGCCGGCCACCTACTGTTTCAAATCCTACAAACTAAATAAACTGTACAGAAATTTTTTTCTAAGAAGTAAAATCCTCCAAAATTATTATTAAATTCTTTTGAACCAAGGAGGTAGATGTCTTTTTAATAAGGACGAAAAAATCACCAAAAAAAGGACAAAAGGCAGTACTGTCAAAGCAATGAAAAATACAATTTATCATTTCCTTTGCAATGTCCATAATAAGCACACAATGGTGTGCACACTGCATACTGCCGCTGCACAAATGCACATCACAAGCCAACTCAAATTTATCAGCACTATGCAGACTTCTGGCTCAAAGAAAATAAGTTATCTATCGTAGACTGATCTGGAAGAGAGAATTAAGAAGGCAGCAGGCCCAAAGTATCTGGCGCACAGCTCAATCCATCAGATGCCTTATATCAATGTAAACCTGGTCAGAAATTTGATCCTGCAACCACACCCAAGAAAACAGAGGTAATTACCATCTAGGAAGATCTGACTCTTAAGGGGATGGAATAAAACTGACACAACTTTAAGTTaagtcaattaatttagatcaGAGGGAGAGTACCTTCACACATCATCAAATTTCATGTTAACAGGTATACTATTACTAACATAGAGATTAGAGTCAGCTCAATCACCACCCGATGTTGGCGATGATCTTGTCGAGATGGAAGAGGTGCTTCCGTACGCGGCACACATGCAGCGTGTACACGAGCGCCGCGCAGGTCACCAGGAAGAAGGACATCACGATGAGCTCACTGAAATCCTGTTGGGTTGTACACATTCAGAATGTGGTATATTCAGCTCCCTGTTTGGCAACAACTAACTGAAACTGAAAGGAGGAGCGAGTACCCTGGGGTCGGAGATGATGATGCCCATGATGTAGGTGAGCAGGTCGAAGATTGACTGCAGCGAGTTCTGCACCCCTCCCACGACACACCGATCCGGGTCCGGGACATTGTCCTGCATCAGCTGCGTGACCGCTAGGTCGAACATCCAGAGACCAAGGCGCGACGCCGCAACGCCGGCCATGAGCACCCACGCCGATGCCACGCGGCCGCTCACCCAGATGGATCCTACGCACATCAGGAGGAAGCACCACTGCGAAGAACACCGATAGAAATCGATCATCTCCTTCTTCTACCTGCGTATGGGTCAGTCTACATTTTCTGAAGGAAAGACAGAGGACGTGCCTGCATCCAGATGGACCAGAGCCCTGTTCGGAGCGTGGACACCCACGAGTGCACGACTGGGTACAGCCAGGTTGCAGCGATCCCGACGATGGCGCTGAATCCTCGAGCCAGACTGATCACGTATGCGGGGATGCCTTTCCAGTCCAGAGCTGCCGTCATCAGCGTACCAAAGCTGCACAAGCAAGTGTCGTCTATGAAGAGTGAATGGGAAACGAAAGATCACGCTGCACGATCGATCAGCCTAGCTCATTACCTTAGGACAGTGAAGTAGAGGATAGCTAGAGCAACCCCTGGCAACATCACCTCCTGCCTCATGTATACAGCCCAGGAACCCAAGCATAGCAGATTCGAGAGGTGCTTCTTCACATGCACCCTCCAACCCGAGCCGTCCTCCTGACCGTGCTTCTGCGCCTCCTCGTCCTTAGGGGCAACGAGCTCAGACGATGGTAACACCGCAGCTGCCGCCGCCTCTCTTCTCTGCTGGACGTTTTCACCGAGAGCGGGCACCCCATTGTATACAGAGACAAAAAGCCAGTACTCAAGCCCCACAGAGGCGATGTTCCACAGCGCCAGCGCCACCGCGGAGGCCTGCGTCGAAACGAAGCTGATCACGAGCCCGGACAGCACCGGTGCCAGCAGCTTGCAACTCAGGTCGATCCTCCGGATCACCGAGTTGATCTTGGTCAGCACCGCCTCCGGATGCCCGCGGCAAATCACCACCACCCTGCATATGCATGCATCGCAGAGTTGGATAATGAAATCGTTCACAGTTGTGCTATTCAACAAGTGGCTATATATTGAACAAGTGGTCTCCTTATGCTGTATAGGATGTTTTGCATACCATTCTCGCTCGATCAGTATGGTGCCGGCCAGAGATGAGAGCGCTGCGAGGGCACCGGACACGTTAGTCACGACGACTAGAACCACAAAGACCGGGAATCTTGTATCTTTCAGGTTATGTAAGACTAGCAGAGCGGTTACTGAGGCTCCAGCTATGATGAAGGATAAGCATTGAACTACCAGCCAGAGGCCCAAAACCTGCAGTACAAAACCtaagttaaaccctaaacccAGTTGCTATGTaacattaattttaattttatttaatACTGTCctggtagttttttttttgtttttttttttttttgagaaaacgctaacacaaagataaagctgaaacaCCCTACCACTCGCCCAATGGCCACAATAAAAACATTATAATTAACAAACATCGCCAAACCACCCACGGCCTATAAGTCATCCATACAAGTGCACAAAATGTGATAAACCCACCAAGCATGGAATGGAAGGTGAGCCGATAACATTGTAGACTCATGGCCTCACACTTCAGAGCCGTCTAGATCCAGTGTGGACCATTCAGTGGGAGGAGGATATCCTACCAGACTTGGAAGGTCCAGGCCCGGGCGGACAGGTGTGCCACCAGTGCGGCCCGCACAGGGCCCCGGATTTTTGGGGGCCCCAAATTCGGCCCATTTACAGTACAGCAGATGGTTTTGAGCTGGTAAAAATTATATGGTCACAGTAATATTCGATCTCAAGACCACAACCAAGGAAATAGGGTGGAGACGTTGAGCTAACCAACTATGCGATCGTGTTTTTGTGATTATGTACCTATCATTTAGATACCTTACTTATCTCCAACAGATTAACCAACTTCCACGTTCAATTTTTTTTGGAATGTTAGACCCATTTTTCTATCTCGGTACagggccccaaattttgccggccCGGCCCTGGGAAGGTCACGAAAGAATTCCACTGAGGCTACGAAGCCATCAAGTCGCTCACAACTTGAACACTATTCCACCATGCTTTGCCGCACCCCTCGCCTATAGCAAGATACACATGTAGCTGTCAACCTATACTACCGAGTGTCTCCTTGGGACTAAGACACCATATCACATGATCCTCGACAGCCCATTGCCCATGTCACCCAAGAGCACGTCACCGCCGCACCAAGGACCTACCCGGCACAGCCATGGTGTGTATCACCAGCTCCCGAATCGTCGCGTCACAGACGCTTTCGCCGCACACTATAGTTTATTCATCACTCATGCAAtaactaaaaaaaaaatcaattaagCATTGGCTTCCTTCGAAGCCAGGTTGCGTCTCCATTCGTCCCTACTGTTGTTGTCGTAGAAATCCCTAACCCTATGGATAGGTTCGAACGGTTTTTATGACTTACAAGGATATATTGGTCCTAATGGGTAATTTTGTTGAGAGGACTTGGAGGCTAAAAACTTAACCATCGTTTGAACAAAAATATTACTCCCCCAGGCTGTGCTGTCATATATTATATCTAGTATTAGGGGTGTGCCAATTAATttgggccgaaggggcaagattatTGTCACGATTGTAATCTTTCACACTTTCATAGGGTAGTGACCGATAGATGACAGACATAGTGCCCGTAGTGCTAAGTATCATATAgttgtatcatgcatatgatacttatgTATGATACTATccctatagtgggtagtatcatagttttgctatatttattgctatttagaatctcaatacaaattgatgtacaagatttatttggcattaacttttctcgtgatatgcgttatgatacggtatctacctatgatactctaatctcatctctcctccttaattagctgccacatcagcatttttgtgggaccaatgtgcatgatactagctaagatactaccactatgactagcctcATCGCAATTTTCAAATCTCCCCTCCGGCAGAAAAAAAGGTTCCACCTTGCTCAAATTAGCTATTTATAAATACTCTCCCTGTTTTATGAAGGAAACTGATTCATTGCCTCCGGAGGATCAAGACTTGCGAACCTTCCGTCTTGTGCGTACGACACGTGTCCAGCGGAAATGCCCATATGTCATGCACGTTATGGTGGGTCCTGCCTGACACACCCTTGTCTCTTTGAAACCAATCCCAACCACACGTTTTCTTCCGCCTTTTATCTTATGTTCTTTTTTTCAAACACCAAGCCGGTCGCTCGCGCATGGCACTGATCGTGGCATCGCCACTCACCGGGGGTTCCCACATGGCCAGCCTCCCCTTGCACTCACCGATGCGCCCCACGCTACTCTCGTCTGGTACCGCATCGCTCCAATGGACTCTACCTCCTACCCATGGTCACCGGAGGTCGACACGACCGTGACGACTTCCGACATGGAGTTGCCGCGGGCCGCCTCCATGAAAGGTTGTGGGCGGCGCGCATGTGGAGCTTCCCAGCGAACCAGAGGATGACCCACGAGTGTTCGTCAACGGACACGCCGTGCAGATCCATGAGGGCTTTTCTTCTGCAGGCCGGCGTTGAGGATGACGTCGATCGCTCTCCATGCATGCTCGAAGCCAGCGCCGAGGACGAGGGTGCTTGCCCACCGTGTGTGCTGCAGGCCGGCGCTGCAACAAGGCGAGGGGGTGATGCTGTGAGGGGGGCGTGAGGCAATGCTACAAAAGAATCTCAGCGTTGCTACATAGGGCATGTTGCGGTGCTGCATAGGAACTCTGCGGTTCTACGAAGGAACTCCAGCTGTGCTACAAGGGGTGTATGGAGGTGCTGCCATGTTGCGGCGGTGCTACCATTTGGAGGTGGTGATTCTACCATAGGCGGGTGACGTTGCTACAAATGAAGAGTCC encodes:
- the LOC124655918 gene encoding uncharacterized protein LOC124655918; amino-acid sequence: MALTEISSPLRSPPLAGCAGGARRARSSSPRSSRSASVNIRLPAEATLAASPELPEDILMSVFGILEIPDLVRAGSVCTSWHSAYITLRNLQKHKQSQTPCLLYTSESAGDNVACLYSLLEKRVYRLTLPEPPIRSRFLIGSSLGFLVTVDAISELHLVNPITGEQIALPSVTTMPHVKLICDDLGAVHKYEYSKNYAKRASSTWLYALCELRESFYFKAFVFYDASTGSFIVVLIHEPFSQLSFARVGDDKWTRLPPHCGYQDCTYKDGLLYAVTIKGEIHAFNLSGSAVTIEIIRGLDVYLDLDAVSIVHAPWGDLLLVSRSFEFEDPDVENADPEIPLPKYTGEIKLRKVDVGTMRLVEIDCLPDHVLFLGHNHALCLSAKEYPALKGNHAYFTDDDDYITGRKGCRRDIGVVDLGSNTKEDLVSPQLWSNWPAPVWITPNLTMMKLALDK
- the LOC124657036 gene encoding solute carrier family 40 member 1-like is translated as MWEFSVGLYMIRIWPDSLLLAAIYGVVESSSVAVFGPMVGTLVHRLTYLQVLGLWLVVQCLSFIIAGASVTALLVLHNLKDTRFPVFVVLVVVTNVSGALAALSSLAGTILIEREWVVVICRGHPEAVLTKINSVIRRIDLSCKLLAPVLSGLVISFVSTQASAVALALWNIASVGLEYWLFVSVYNGVPALGENVQQRREAAAAAVLPSSELVAPKDEEAQKHGQEDGSGWRVHVKKHLSNLLCLGSWAVYMRQELWYADDGSSGLERHPRIRDQSGSRIQRHRRDRCNLAVPSRALVGVHAPNRALWCFLLMCVGSIWVSGRVASAWVLMAGVAASRLGLWMFDLAVTQLMQDNVPDPDRCVVGGVQNSLQSIFDLLTYIMGIIISDPRDFSELIVMSFFLVTCAALVYTLHVCRVRKHLFHLDKIIANIGW